In the Oceanithermus desulfurans genome, one interval contains:
- the pyrE gene encoding orotate phosphoribosyltransferase: protein MDVLELYRKTGALLEGHFLLRSGRHSPVFLQSAALLQHPLFAEAVGEAIAEKFPDERFDFVIGPAIGGVVLSFVVARALGARAVFAEKTPEGGMTIRPGLEVNAGDRFLAVEDVVTTGGSLRKAIEAAQARGAVLQAAAAIIDRSGGSARFGAPFVALARLEAPAYDPEACPLCRLGRPLEEV from the coding sequence GTGGACGTTCTGGAGCTCTACCGCAAGACCGGCGCGCTGCTCGAGGGGCACTTCCTGCTGCGCAGCGGCCGCCACTCGCCCGTCTTCCTGCAGTCGGCGGCGCTGCTGCAGCACCCCCTCTTCGCCGAGGCGGTGGGGGAGGCGATCGCCGAAAAGTTTCCGGACGAGCGCTTCGACTTCGTGATCGGGCCCGCGATCGGCGGGGTCGTGCTCAGTTTCGTGGTGGCGCGGGCGCTGGGCGCGCGCGCGGTCTTCGCGGAGAAGACCCCGGAGGGCGGGATGACGATCCGTCCCGGACTCGAGGTGAACGCGGGCGACCGCTTCCTGGCCGTCGAGGACGTGGTGACCACCGGCGGCTCGCTGCGCAAGGCGATCGAGGCCGCGCAGGCGCGCGGGGCGGTCTTGCAGGCGGCCGCGGCGATCATCGACCGCAGCGGCGGCTCGGCCCGGTTCGGCGCGCCCTTCGTGGCCCTGGCCCGGCTCGAGGCGCCGGCCTACGATCCCGAAGCCTGCCCGCTCTGCCGGCTGGGCCGGCCGCTCGAGGAGGTGTAG
- a CDS encoding NAD(P)H-dependent glycerol-3-phosphate dehydrogenase, translated as MNVAVLGAGGWGTALAVLLARSGHRVALWSRRCELAEALLATRENAAYLPGVRLPEGVRPVCTAERAVEGAAFVLVAVPTKGVRTVLAGMPPVEAYVSAVKGVRFAEGRLLRISQIMRRAAPAARVAVLSGPNLALEVARGLPAAAVVASEDAELAARVQRALGGPTFRVYTSPDVAGVELGGALKNVMALAAGMADGLELGDNAKAALLTRGLREMVRFGTAHGGAVETFYGLSGLGDLMATAMSPLSRNRSAGERIARGATLADLETGRQVVEGVHTTAALHEWAARSGEELPITEAVWRVVYRGDDPRRVLEELMRREPKPE; from the coding sequence GTGAACGTCGCCGTCCTTGGAGCCGGGGGTTGGGGCACGGCGCTGGCCGTGCTGCTGGCGCGGAGCGGGCACCGGGTCGCGCTCTGGTCGCGGCGGTGCGAGCTCGCCGAGGCGCTGCTGGCCACCCGTGAGAACGCGGCGTACCTGCCGGGGGTTCGTCTCCCCGAGGGGGTGCGGCCCGTCTGCACGGCCGAGCGCGCCGTCGAGGGGGCGGCCTTCGTGCTGGTGGCGGTTCCCACCAAGGGGGTGCGCACGGTGCTGGCCGGGATGCCCCCGGTGGAGGCCTACGTTTCCGCGGTGAAGGGGGTGCGCTTCGCCGAGGGCCGGCTGCTGCGCATCTCCCAGATCATGCGCCGGGCCGCGCCCGCGGCGCGGGTGGCCGTGCTTTCGGGGCCCAACCTGGCCCTCGAGGTGGCCCGTGGGCTGCCGGCGGCGGCGGTGGTGGCCAGCGAGGACGCGGAGCTCGCCGCGCGGGTGCAGCGGGCACTGGGCGGCCCCACCTTCCGCGTCTACACCTCTCCCGACGTCGCCGGGGTGGAGCTGGGCGGCGCGCTCAAGAACGTGATGGCGCTCGCGGCGGGGATGGCCGACGGGCTCGAGCTGGGCGACAACGCCAAGGCGGCGCTGCTCACCCGGGGTCTGCGCGAGATGGTGCGCTTCGGCACCGCGCACGGCGGCGCGGTGGAGACCTTCTACGGCCTATCGGGCCTCGGCGACCTGATGGCCACGGCCATGAGCCCGCTCTCGCGCAACCGCAGCGCTGGCGAGCGCATCGCCCGCGGGGCGACCCTGGCCGATCTGGAAACGGGCCGGCAGGTCGTCGAGGGGGTGCACACCACCGCGGCGCTGCACGAGTGGGCCGCGCGCAGCGGCGAGGAGCTTCCCATCACCGAGGCGGTGTGGCGGGTCGTGTACCGCGGGGACGACCCGCGGCGGGTGCTCGAGGAGTTGATGCGCCGCGAGCCCAAGCCCGAATGA
- the narH gene encoding nitrate reductase subunit beta produces MNVRTHMSMLFHLDKCIGCHTCSVACKNLWTDREGTEYMWWNNVETRPGTGYPTGWEDQQFYQGGWRYDGRGGLSLRLHNKTQGLTRLFFNPALPDLKDYYEPFTFRYGDLFTAPEGDDQPTARPVSMITGEPMEIETGPNWDDDLSGSDVYARNDPSLEGLSEQVRAQLEEIEGVVFNYLPRICNHCLNPACVAACPSGAIYKRGEDGVVLVNENKCKAWRMCVAACPYKKVYYNWSTGKSEKCILCFPRLETGQAPACAHSCVGRIRYMGVLLYDADRIPEAAMVDDHDLVETQLEAILDPFDPEVIAAAKKNGVTDDWIKAAQDSPVYKFVKEWRLALPLHPEFRTMAMMFYIPPLSPVMSVVEDRALNLALDTSGPEFELFADLTKARLPVRYLANLFSAGNEGIIEGVLKRLLAVRIFKRAESVDGGLNDATRAALDEVGLTPETAEAIYRLTTQPTLDERFVIPPYHREASIEAWNDPLERKGQEGFGYIQPPVRGE; encoded by the coding sequence ATGAACGTACGCACCCACATGAGCATGCTCTTCCACCTGGACAAGTGCATCGGCTGCCACACCTGTTCGGTGGCCTGCAAGAACCTCTGGACCGACCGCGAAGGCACCGAGTACATGTGGTGGAACAACGTGGAGACCCGTCCGGGCACCGGCTACCCCACGGGTTGGGAAGACCAGCAGTTCTACCAGGGGGGTTGGCGTTACGACGGGCGCGGCGGGCTCTCGCTGCGGCTGCACAATAAGACCCAGGGCCTGACCCGGCTCTTCTTCAACCCCGCCCTGCCGGACCTCAAGGACTACTACGAGCCCTTCACCTTCCGCTACGGCGACCTCTTCACCGCCCCCGAGGGCGACGACCAGCCGACGGCGCGGCCCGTCTCGATGATCACGGGCGAGCCGATGGAGATCGAAACCGGCCCCAACTGGGACGACGACCTCTCCGGCTCGGACGTCTACGCCCGCAACGACCCCAGCCTGGAGGGGCTTTCCGAGCAGGTGCGCGCCCAGCTCGAGGAGATCGAGGGCGTGGTCTTTAACTACCTGCCGCGCATCTGCAACCACTGCCTGAACCCCGCCTGCGTCGCCGCCTGCCCCTCGGGGGCGATCTACAAGCGCGGCGAGGACGGGGTGGTGCTGGTCAACGAGAACAAGTGCAAGGCCTGGCGGATGTGCGTCGCCGCCTGCCCGTACAAGAAGGTCTACTACAACTGGTCGACGGGCAAGAGCGAGAAGTGCATCCTCTGCTTCCCCCGGCTGGAGACCGGTCAGGCGCCGGCCTGCGCCCACTCCTGCGTCGGCCGCATCCGCTACATGGGGGTGCTGCTCTACGACGCCGACCGCATCCCCGAGGCCGCGATGGTCGACGACCACGACCTGGTCGAGACCCAGCTCGAGGCCATCCTCGACCCCTTCGACCCCGAGGTGATCGCCGCGGCCAAGAAGAACGGCGTCACCGACGACTGGATCAAGGCAGCCCAGGACTCGCCGGTCTACAAGTTCGTCAAGGAGTGGCGCCTGGCGCTGCCGCTGCACCCCGAGTTCCGGACGATGGCCATGATGTTCTACATCCCGCCGCTCTCGCCGGTGATGAGCGTCGTGGAGGACCGCGCCCTCAACCTGGCGCTGGACACCAGCGGCCCCGAGTTCGAGCTCTTCGCCGACCTCACCAAGGCGCGCCTGCCGGTGCGCTACCTGGCCAACCTCTTCTCCGCGGGGAACGAGGGGATCATCGAAGGGGTGCTGAAGCGGCTCCTGGCCGTGCGCATCTTCAAGCGCGCCGAGTCCGTGGACGGCGGACTCAACGACGCGACCCGCGCGGCGCTGGATGAGGTGGGGCTGACCCCGGAGACGGCCGAGGCCATCTACCGGCTGACCACGCAGCCGACCCTGGACGAGCGCTTCGTCATCCCGCCCTACCACCGGGAAGCCTCGATCGAGGCCTGGAACGATCCGCTCGAGCGCAAGGGGCAGGAGGGCTTCGGCTACATCCAGCCTCCGGTGAGGGGGGAGTAG
- a CDS encoding MFS transporter — MSTEAFKKHRIKSNPAEALIAATIGFFVGFAAVALFNVTAKNFKDAMGLDPVQVGLLVAMPMLSGSLLRIPFSAWVDTDGGRKPMLTLLTMAIVGLLGLIALIVAYYPDRLNEGLYPLLLLLGFLAGCGIATFSVGISMVAYWFPQHRQGWALGTYAGVGNLAPGIFTFLLPAALAGWGLLGAYVAWTGLLVLGTLIFIVIGFGAPFFQLVKHGVPREEAITIARELGQEIFPAGSVLETLVISARNWRTWVLVALYFTSFGGFLALTAWLPTYWREFHQEPVRTAAYLTAYFSILASLIRVWGGSLSDRIGGEKTAMLAFGSVLLGALVMVVAQSFPLAFLGETIIGLGMGIGNAAVFKMVPFYVPDAVGGASGWVGGLGAFGGFVVPPIMGFFVKELGPARGYPEGFTVYIALGVIALLFVWLLQSTRRFYKAA, encoded by the coding sequence GTGAGCACAGAAGCGTTCAAGAAACACCGCATCAAGTCCAACCCCGCCGAGGCCCTCATCGCCGCCACCATCGGCTTCTTCGTCGGGTTCGCGGCCGTGGCTCTGTTCAACGTCACCGCGAAGAACTTCAAGGACGCGATGGGGCTCGACCCCGTCCAGGTCGGGCTGCTCGTCGCCATGCCGATGCTCTCGGGGTCGCTGCTGCGCATCCCCTTCTCCGCCTGGGTCGACACCGACGGCGGGCGCAAGCCCATGCTGACCCTGCTCACCATGGCCATCGTCGGCCTGCTGGGTCTCATCGCCCTGATCGTGGCCTACTATCCGGACCGGCTCAACGAGGGCCTCTACCCCCTGCTTTTGTTGCTGGGCTTTCTGGCCGGCTGCGGCATCGCCACCTTCTCCGTAGGGATCAGCATGGTCGCCTACTGGTTCCCGCAGCACCGCCAGGGATGGGCGCTCGGCACCTACGCGGGCGTGGGCAACCTGGCACCGGGGATCTTCACCTTCCTGCTGCCGGCTGCGCTGGCGGGCTGGGGCCTGCTCGGCGCCTACGTCGCCTGGACGGGGCTGCTGGTGCTGGGCACCCTGATCTTCATCGTCATCGGCTTCGGGGCCCCCTTCTTCCAGCTCGTCAAACACGGCGTCCCCCGCGAGGAGGCGATCACGATCGCGCGCGAGCTGGGTCAGGAGATCTTCCCCGCCGGCTCGGTGCTGGAGACGCTGGTCATCAGCGCCCGCAACTGGCGTACCTGGGTGCTCGTGGCCCTCTACTTCACCTCGTTCGGCGGCTTTTTGGCCCTGACCGCCTGGCTCCCCACCTACTGGCGCGAGTTCCACCAGGAACCCGTGCGCACCGCCGCCTACCTGACCGCCTACTTCTCCATTCTGGCCTCGCTCATCCGCGTCTGGGGCGGCTCGCTCTCGGACCGCATCGGCGGCGAGAAGACGGCCATGCTGGCCTTCGGCTCGGTGCTCCTGGGGGCGCTGGTCATGGTGGTGGCCCAGAGCTTCCCGCTGGCCTTCCTGGGCGAGACGATCATCGGCCTGGGGATGGGCATCGGCAACGCCGCGGTCTTCAAGATGGTGCCGTTCTACGTGCCCGACGCGGTGGGGGGCGCCTCCGGCTGGGTCGGGGGGCTGGGCGCCTTCGGGGGCTTCGTCGTTCCCCCGATCATGGGCTTCTTCGTCAAGGAGCTCGGCCCCGCCCGCGGTTACCCCGAGGGCTTCACCGTCTACATCGCCCTGGGCGTCATCGCCCTGCTGTTCGTCTGGCTGCTGCAGTCGACCCGCAGGTTTTACAAAGCCGCCTGA
- a CDS encoding nitrate reductase subunit alpha, protein MKDWIKELESPAERKWEEFYRNRHQHDKRVRTTHGVNCTGSCSWEVYVKDGIVTWELQATDYPLLEEGLPPYEPRGCQRGISYSWYLYSPIRVKYPFARGALVDLWREAKKQHADPVEAWAAIQSDPEKRRRYQQARGKGGFRRITWEEALEIVAASTVHTIKKYGPDRVVGFSPIPAMSQVSYAAGSRFLSHLGGTILSFYDWYCDLPPASPEIFGEQTDVNESADWYNSRFIAVMGSNLNMTRTPDTHFISEVRHAGAKLTVFSPDFSQVAKYADWWVPTNPGQDGAFWMAVDHVLLKEYYADRETPEFNHYLKTYSDAPFLVEVRDGRPYRYLRAAELEGYADVEHNEWKLLVWDRERGPSMPQGSIGYRWAEKEKGKWNLEMKDGKTGAPIEPELSFLERHDEVQQLAFDDFAGERTLQRGVPVRHVQTRRGRVTVATVFDLLMAQFGVGRGLPGEYPEGYDDPQPYTPAWQEAYTGIHRDTVLRFARAWAENGLKTGGKNLIIIGAGVNHWYHNNLMYRAGIVGLMLTGAVGKNGGGLAHYVGQEKVANQASWGSIAFALDWGMPPRHQNTPSFHYVHTDQWRYERGSKDYDKTPGANEHHTIDHQIRAVKRGWLPFFPQFNRNSLELAREAEAAGARSEAEIVGYVVEKLKKGELKFAVEDPDAPENWPRVWFIWRGNAIGTSMKGHEFMLRHYLGTHSNAVAQEWAKDEVHEVAFREPAPEGKFDLVVDLNFRMDTSALYSDLVLPAASWYEKHDLNTTDMHTFVNPMQPAVPPVWESKPDWEIYSLFAKKVAELARTHLPEPVKDVVMLPLQHDTPDELAQTEVRDWWKGEVEAVPGKTMPKFRVVERRYTEIYERMASLGPALEKNGVAAHGLKIPVAEEYRALKEHQPRKSEVLGGVFPALEDGRQVAEAILRLDPVTNGEVAYRAFLEEEKKTGLKLADLGEKNRSVRITFDAIVAQPRRQLTTPTWSAILNDGRAYSPFTLNVERLVPWRTLTGRMHFYLDHEGYLAWGEHLPTYKPRPDVTMLLETEVTEKEAKGRLMNYITPHGKWSIHSTYSENHRMMTLSRGGYPIWLNDKDAAELGIRDNDWVELYNDNGVFVQRAITSARIPRGTVFVYHATERTVGIPKSPLRKKRAGMNNSITRARLKPVLMNGGYAQFTYFFNYWGPTGVNRDTWVFVRRVDRPEY, encoded by the coding sequence ATGAAGGACTGGATCAAAGAGCTCGAGTCCCCAGCGGAACGCAAGTGGGAGGAGTTCTACCGCAACCGCCACCAGCACGACAAGCGGGTGCGCACCACCCACGGGGTGAACTGCACCGGCAGCTGCAGCTGGGAGGTCTACGTCAAGGACGGGATCGTCACCTGGGAGCTGCAGGCCACCGACTACCCTCTGCTCGAGGAGGGGCTGCCTCCTTACGAGCCGCGCGGCTGCCAGCGGGGCATCAGCTACTCCTGGTACCTCTACAGCCCCATCCGGGTGAAGTACCCCTTCGCCCGGGGCGCGCTCGTCGACCTCTGGCGCGAGGCGAAGAAGCAGCACGCGGATCCGGTGGAGGCCTGGGCGGCGATCCAGTCCGACCCCGAGAAGCGCCGCCGCTACCAGCAAGCCCGCGGCAAAGGGGGCTTCCGCCGGATCACCTGGGAGGAGGCTTTGGAGATCGTCGCCGCCAGCACGGTGCACACGATCAAGAAGTACGGCCCCGACCGGGTGGTGGGCTTTTCTCCGATCCCGGCGATGAGCCAGGTCAGCTACGCCGCGGGCAGCCGCTTCCTGTCGCACCTGGGCGGCACCATCCTCAGCTTCTACGACTGGTACTGCGACCTGCCGCCCGCGTCGCCGGAGATCTTCGGCGAACAGACCGACGTCAACGAGTCCGCCGACTGGTACAACAGCCGCTTCATCGCGGTGATGGGCTCGAACCTCAACATGACCCGCACCCCCGACACCCACTTCATCTCCGAGGTGCGGCACGCCGGCGCGAAGCTCACCGTCTTCAGCCCCGACTTCTCCCAGGTCGCCAAGTACGCCGACTGGTGGGTTCCCACCAACCCGGGCCAGGACGGCGCCTTTTGGATGGCGGTGGACCACGTCCTGCTCAAGGAGTACTACGCCGACCGCGAGACCCCCGAGTTCAACCACTACCTCAAGACCTACAGCGACGCCCCCTTCCTCGTCGAGGTGCGCGACGGCCGGCCGTACCGTTACCTCCGCGCCGCCGAGCTCGAAGGCTACGCCGACGTCGAACACAACGAGTGGAAGCTGCTCGTCTGGGACCGCGAGCGCGGACCGAGCATGCCCCAGGGCAGCATCGGCTACCGCTGGGCCGAGAAGGAAAAGGGCAAGTGGAACCTGGAGATGAAGGACGGCAAGACCGGGGCGCCGATCGAGCCCGAGCTCTCCTTCTTGGAACGCCACGACGAGGTGCAGCAGCTCGCCTTCGACGACTTCGCCGGCGAGCGCACGCTCCAGCGGGGCGTGCCCGTCCGCCACGTCCAGACCCGCCGCGGGCGGGTGACGGTGGCCACCGTCTTCGACCTGCTCATGGCCCAGTTCGGGGTCGGCCGGGGCCTGCCCGGGGAGTACCCCGAAGGCTACGACGACCCCCAGCCCTACACCCCCGCCTGGCAGGAGGCCTACACCGGGATCCACCGCGACACGGTGCTGCGCTTCGCGCGCGCCTGGGCCGAGAACGGCCTCAAGACCGGGGGTAAGAACCTGATCATCATCGGGGCCGGCGTCAACCACTGGTACCACAACAACCTGATGTACCGGGCCGGCATCGTGGGCCTGATGCTGACCGGCGCCGTGGGCAAGAACGGCGGCGGGCTCGCCCACTACGTGGGGCAGGAGAAGGTGGCCAACCAGGCCTCCTGGGGCTCGATCGCCTTCGCGCTCGACTGGGGAATGCCCCCGCGGCACCAGAACACCCCGAGCTTCCACTACGTCCACACCGATCAGTGGCGCTACGAACGCGGCTCCAAGGACTACGACAAGACGCCCGGCGCCAACGAGCACCACACGATCGACCACCAGATCCGCGCGGTCAAGCGCGGCTGGCTGCCCTTCTTCCCCCAGTTCAACCGCAACTCGCTCGAGCTGGCGCGCGAGGCCGAGGCGGCCGGGGCCCGGAGCGAGGCCGAGATCGTCGGCTACGTGGTGGAGAAGCTCAAGAAGGGCGAGCTCAAGTTCGCCGTCGAGGACCCCGACGCCCCCGAGAACTGGCCGCGGGTCTGGTTCATCTGGCGCGGCAACGCCATCGGCACCAGCATGAAGGGGCACGAGTTCATGCTGCGCCACTACCTGGGCACCCACTCGAACGCGGTCGCGCAGGAGTGGGCCAAGGACGAGGTGCACGAGGTCGCGTTCCGCGAACCCGCACCGGAGGGCAAGTTCGACCTCGTGGTCGATCTCAACTTCCGCATGGACACCAGCGCCCTCTACTCCGACCTGGTCCTTCCGGCGGCGAGCTGGTACGAGAAGCACGACCTCAACACCACCGACATGCACACCTTCGTGAACCCGATGCAGCCGGCGGTGCCGCCCGTCTGGGAGTCGAAGCCGGACTGGGAGATCTACAGTCTTTTTGCCAAGAAGGTGGCCGAGCTGGCCCGGACCCACCTGCCCGAGCCGGTCAAGGACGTGGTCATGCTGCCGCTGCAGCACGACACCCCGGACGAGCTGGCGCAGACCGAGGTCCGCGACTGGTGGAAGGGCGAGGTCGAGGCCGTCCCGGGGAAGACGATGCCCAAGTTCCGGGTGGTTGAGCGGCGCTACACCGAGATCTACGAGCGCATGGCCTCGCTGGGGCCCGCGCTCGAGAAGAACGGCGTCGCCGCCCACGGCCTCAAGATCCCGGTGGCCGAGGAGTACCGGGCCCTCAAAGAGCACCAGCCGCGGAAGAGCGAGGTCCTGGGCGGGGTCTTCCCCGCGCTGGAGGACGGCCGTCAGGTAGCCGAGGCCATCCTGCGGCTCGACCCGGTGACGAACGGCGAGGTAGCCTACCGCGCGTTCCTGGAGGAAGAAAAGAAGACCGGCCTCAAGCTGGCCGACCTGGGCGAGAAGAACCGCAGCGTACGCATCACCTTCGACGCCATCGTGGCCCAGCCGCGGCGCCAGCTCACCACCCCGACCTGGTCGGCGATCCTCAACGACGGCCGCGCCTACAGTCCCTTCACCCTCAACGTCGAGCGGCTCGTCCCCTGGCGCACCCTCACCGGGCGCATGCACTTCTACCTCGACCACGAGGGCTACCTCGCCTGGGGCGAGCACCTGCCCACCTACAAGCCCCGCCCCGACGTGACCATGCTGCTGGAGACCGAGGTGACCGAGAAGGAGGCCAAGGGGCGGCTGATGAACTACATCACCCCCCACGGCAAGTGGTCGATCCACTCGACCTACTCGGAAAACCACCGGATGATGACGCTGTCCCGCGGCGGCTACCCCATCTGGCTGAACGACAAGGACGCGGCCGAACTGGGGATCCGCGACAACGACTGGGTCGAGCTCTACAACGACAACGGCGTCTTCGTGCAGCGCGCCATCACCTCGGCGCGCATCCCCCGGGGTACGGTCTTCGTCTACCACGCCACCGAGCGCACCGTGGGCATCCCCAAGTCCCCCTTGCGAAAGAAGCGCGCGGGGATGAACAACTCAATCACCCGGGCCCGCCTGAAACCGGTCCTGATGAACGGAGGGTACGCCCAGTTCACTTACTTCTTCAACTACTGGGGACCGACCGGCGTGAACCGCGACACCTGGGTCTTCGTCCGTCGCGTGGATCGCCCGGAGTACTAG
- a CDS encoding nitrate reductase molybdenum cofactor assembly chaperone has product MFEALALAFTYPREGLLEALEAELERAPAGPARKAFARFVAEVKRLELARWEEVYTATLDMNPRLVPYIGYVVWGESYRRGEFLARLKQAMDRLDLDTAGELPDHLVPVLRYLARTDEPLPELLEVLEPALARIRKDLHALEATNPYLHLLDALLQQVPAPERRKT; this is encoded by the coding sequence ATGTTCGAAGCCCTGGCGCTCGCCTTCACCTACCCCCGGGAAGGCCTGCTGGAGGCGCTCGAAGCGGAGCTCGAGCGCGCCCCCGCCGGCCCCGCCCGAAAGGCCTTCGCCCGCTTCGTGGCCGAGGTGAAACGGCTCGAGCTCGCCCGCTGGGAGGAGGTGTACACCGCGACGCTGGACATGAACCCCAGGCTGGTCCCCTACATCGGCTACGTCGTCTGGGGCGAGAGCTACCGGCGCGGTGAGTTCCTGGCGCGGCTCAAGCAGGCGATGGACCGGCTGGACCTGGACACCGCGGGCGAGCTGCCCGACCATCTGGTGCCGGTGCTGCGCTACCTGGCCCGCACGGACGAGCCGCTGCCCGAGCTCCTGGAGGTTCTCGAGCCCGCCCTCGCCCGCATCCGCAAAGACCTGCACGCGCTGGAAGCGACCAACCCCTACCTGCACCTGCTGGACGCGCTCCTGCAGCAGGTGCCCGCACCCGAGAGGAGGAAAACGTGA
- a CDS encoding stage II sporulation protein M — protein sequence MRRWILGVGVLLAAAWAQAADPVALARDAVNRWIAGELTPAVSVQDLQGKTPEEIADLLRRTVAFPPPPPELEVNLEEAQVDALPAGGERVRFPAVSGSIGGEVVVVVTDGRVERIAWRPSGGLLPGWVKSPVTRWIFAAVSLLLLLNAVQGGVSRWLHGAWAQLRGYRRLYWVVNLLLYGLFVFGALLAYAMPDLARALQEAVGGAIETIGLEEGVKGGVSGLAWMIFYWNFTHGLLLTSFFPALLLGLPALLVNAARYYVFGFALSPAVIPWSVYVWHIPTLLIELQGYILVTFGGLVLFWETFRGGGFRAGLRYLGLTLLLGTFFLLAGAWYEAFELLYLLR from the coding sequence ATGCGACGTTGGATCTTGGGAGTGGGGGTGCTGCTGGCCGCAGCCTGGGCGCAAGCCGCCGATCCGGTGGCGCTGGCGCGCGACGCGGTGAACCGCTGGATCGCCGGGGAGCTGACGCCCGCGGTGTCGGTCCAGGACCTGCAGGGCAAGACGCCCGAGGAGATTGCCGATCTGTTGCGGCGCACGGTGGCCTTCCCGCCGCCCCCGCCCGAGCTGGAGGTCAACCTCGAAGAGGCCCAGGTGGACGCCCTGCCCGCCGGGGGCGAGCGCGTGCGCTTCCCGGCGGTGAGCGGCTCCATCGGCGGCGAGGTGGTCGTCGTCGTCACCGACGGCCGGGTGGAGCGGATCGCCTGGCGCCCCAGCGGCGGCCTGCTGCCCGGATGGGTGAAGAGCCCCGTCACCCGCTGGATCTTCGCGGCGGTGAGCCTGCTGCTCCTCCTCAACGCGGTTCAGGGGGGCGTGAGCCGCTGGCTGCACGGCGCCTGGGCGCAGCTGCGGGGTTACCGGCGGCTCTACTGGGTGGTCAACCTGCTGCTCTACGGCCTCTTCGTCTTCGGCGCCCTGCTGGCCTACGCGATGCCGGACCTGGCGCGGGCGCTGCAGGAGGCCGTCGGCGGCGCCATCGAGACGATCGGGCTCGAGGAGGGGGTGAAGGGCGGGGTCAGCGGGCTGGCCTGGATGATCTTCTACTGGAACTTCACCCACGGCCTGCTGCTGACCAGCTTCTTCCCCGCGCTGCTCCTGGGGCTTCCGGCCTTGCTCGTCAACGCCGCCCGTTACTACGTCTTCGGCTTCGCACTCAGCCCCGCCGTCATCCCCTGGTCGGTCTACGTCTGGCACATCCCGACGCTGCTGATCGAGCTCCAGGGGTACATCCTGGTGACCTTCGGAGGGCTGGTGCTCTTCTGGGAGACCTTCCGTGGCGGCGGTTTCCGCGCCGGGTTGCGCTACCTGGGCCTCACCCTGCTGCTGGGCACCTTCTTCCTGCTCGCGGGGGCCTGGTACGAGGCCTTCGAGCTGCTGTACCTGCTGAGGTAG
- the narI gene encoding respiratory nitrate reductase subunit gamma: MNWNRLLFEIFPYLALVVAVVVTLYRYAYRPFSVSALSSQLLERRLLFWGSLPFHWGITLILTVHLIAWIFPEAIYAWNASLFRLYLLEVSGFALALWTLAGLVVLLWRRLVNARVRATATAMDYLVLFAVLISVLTGLYTALAYRFGSSWFAGTMAPYLTSILTLRPRPELVADLPFAFQWHVFNFWVLLALFPFSRLVHIITVPLGYVARPWQIVIWVRRRFTQPNP; the protein is encoded by the coding sequence GTGAACTGGAACCGTTTACTCTTCGAGATCTTCCCGTACCTGGCGCTGGTCGTGGCGGTGGTGGTCACCCTCTACCGCTACGCCTACCGCCCGTTCTCGGTTTCGGCGCTCTCCAGCCAGCTGCTGGAACGCCGGCTTCTCTTCTGGGGGTCGCTGCCCTTCCACTGGGGCATCACCCTCATCCTCACCGTGCACCTGATCGCCTGGATCTTCCCCGAGGCCATCTACGCCTGGAACGCCTCGCTCTTCCGCCTGTACCTGCTCGAGGTCAGCGGCTTCGCGCTGGCGCTGTGGACCCTGGCGGGACTCGTCGTCCTGCTGTGGCGGCGGCTGGTCAACGCCAGGGTGCGCGCCACCGCGACGGCCATGGACTACCTCGTCCTCTTCGCGGTGCTCATCTCCGTACTCACCGGGCTCTACACCGCCTTGGCCTACCGGTTCGGCAGCAGCTGGTTCGCGGGAACCATGGCGCCCTACCTGACGAGCATCCTGACGCTGCGCCCCCGCCCCGAGCTCGTCGCCGACCTGCCCTTCGCCTTCCAGTGGCACGTCTTCAACTTCTGGGTGCTGCTGGCCCTCTTCCCGTTTTCCCGGCTCGTGCACATCATCACCGTACCCTTGGGGTACGTCGCCCGCCCCTGGCAGATCGTGATCTGGGTGCGCCGCCGTTTCACCCAGCCCAACCCCTAG